The Theropithecus gelada isolate Dixy chromosome X, Tgel_1.0, whole genome shotgun sequence genome includes a window with the following:
- the TCEAL5 gene encoding transcription elongation factor A protein-like 5 — translation MEKLYKENEGKPENERNLESEGKPEDEGSTEDEAKSDEEEKPDMEGKTECEGKREDEGEPGDEGQPEDEGSQEKQGKSEGEGKPQSEGKSASQAKPESQPRAAEKRPAEDYVPRKAKRKTDRGTDDSPRDSQEDLQERHLSSEEMMRECGDVSRAQEELRKKQKMGGFHWMQRDVQDPFAPRGQRGVRGVRGGGRGQKDLEDVPYV, via the coding sequence ATGGAAAAgctctacaaagaaaatgaaggaaagccAGAGAATGAAAGAAACCTAGAAAGTGAGGGAAAGCCAGAAGATGAAGGAAGTACAGAAGATGAAGCAAAGTCAGACGAGGAAGAAAAGCCGGACATGGAGGGGAAGACAGAATgcgagggaaagagagaggatgaGGGAGAGCCAGGTGATGAGGGACAACCGGAAGATGAGGGAAGCCAGGAAAAGCAGGGCAAGTCCGAAGGTGAGGGCAAGCCACAAAGTGAGGGTAAGTCAGCCTCCCAGGCAAAGCCAGAGAGCCAGCCGCGGGCCGCCGAAAAGCGCCCGGCTGAAGATTATGTGCCccggaaagcaaaaagaaaaacagataggGGGACAGACGATTCCCCCAGGGACTCTCAGGAGGACTTACAAGAAAGGCATCTGAGCAGTGAGGAGATGATGAGAGAATGTGGAGATGTGTCAAGGGCTCAGGAGGAGCtaaggaaaaagcagaaaatggGTGGTTTTCATTGGATGCAAAGAGATGTACAGGATCCATTCGCCCCAAGGGGCCAACGGGGTGTAAGGGGAGTGAGAGGTGGAGGTAGGGGCCAGAAAGATTTAGAAGATGTCCCATATGTTTAA
- the TCEAL8 gene encoding transcription elongation factor A protein-like 8, with the protein MQKSCEENEGKPQNMPKAEEDRPLEDVPQEAEGNPQPSEEGISQEAEGNPRGEPNQPGQGFKEDTPVRHLNPEEMIRGVGELERLREEIRRVRNKFVMMHWKQRHSRSRPYPVCFRP; encoded by the coding sequence ATGCAAAAGTCTTGTGAAGAAAATGAGGGAAAACCACAGAACATGCCAAAGGCCGAGGAAGATCGCCCTTTGGAGGATGTACCACAGGAGGCAGAAGGAAATCCTCAACCTTCCGAAGAAGGTAtaagccaggaggcagaaggaaaCCCCAGAGGAGAGCCGAATCAACCTGGCCAGGGATTTAAAGAGGACACACCCGTTAGGCATTTGAACCCTGAAGAAATGATAAGAGGAGTAGGTGAGCTTGAAAGGCTTAGGGAAGAGATAAGAAGAGTAAGAAACAAGTTTGTGATGATGCATTGGAAGCAAAGACATTCACGCAGCCGTCCTTATCCTGTGTGCTTTAGGCCTTGA